One genomic window of Sodaliphilus pleomorphus includes the following:
- a CDS encoding PstS family phosphate ABC transporter substrate-binding protein, translating to MKQNLKILLGALLLTGIATAVLVSCQKYSDRPNGATKGMAKIYCDESFQNVLEQEIDVFEYQYAGAFVKPRYMSEWAALDSLLHEKVDLIITSTDLTDKQRTILAGQGRAYRSRMIAVDAVAIIVNKNSDVDEMSMTELKDLFTGKYRKWGQIVPTKLRNDSIKLLFDGNASGVIHYIKNKFLGGKDFPFKVYSAKSSDDVFKTVNKYDNAIGFVGVSWVADDMGQSEKTAEQRYSELNQEDSQATLINFTDKVKVLKVRRDDMLQGVLPYQAYINDGSYPLFRKIFAIDASPLGTIDHSFYVFLTGTIGQKIILQTGIMPGAEPVRTVEVQ from the coding sequence ATGAAACAAAATCTTAAAATATTGCTTGGCGCACTGCTCCTTACGGGTATCGCCACGGCTGTGCTTGTATCGTGCCAGAAGTATAGCGACCGTCCCAACGGCGCCACCAAGGGCATGGCCAAGATATACTGCGACGAGTCGTTTCAAAACGTGCTTGAGCAGGAAATCGACGTGTTTGAGTATCAGTATGCCGGTGCCTTCGTCAAGCCGCGCTACATGAGCGAGTGGGCTGCACTCGACTCGTTGCTTCACGAGAAAGTCGACCTCATCATCACTTCGACCGACCTGACCGACAAGCAGCGCACCATACTTGCTGGTCAGGGCAGGGCCTATCGCAGTCGCATGATTGCTGTCGATGCAGTGGCCATCATCGTCAACAAGAACAGCGATGTCGACGAGATGTCGATGACCGAGCTCAAAGACTTGTTCACGGGCAAGTATCGCAAGTGGGGGCAGATTGTGCCCACCAAGTTGCGCAACGACAGCATCAAGCTCCTCTTCGACGGCAATGCCTCGGGAGTGATACATTATATTAAAAACAAGTTTTTGGGCGGCAAGGACTTCCCCTTCAAGGTGTATTCGGCCAAGTCGAGCGACGATGTGTTTAAGACGGTCAACAAGTATGACAACGCCATCGGTTTTGTGGGCGTGAGCTGGGTGGCCGACGACATGGGACAGAGCGAGAAGACTGCCGAGCAACGCTACTCCGAGCTCAACCAGGAGGACTCGCAAGCCACACTCATCAATTTCACCGACAAGGTGAAGGTGCTCAAGGTGCGCCGCGACGACATGCTGCAGGGCGTGCTCCCTTACCAGGCCTACATCAACGACGGTTCCTACCCGCTGTTCCGCAAGATTTTTGCCATCGACGCCTCGCCACTGGGCACTATCGACCACAGCTTCTATGTGTTCTTGACAGGCACTATTGGCCAAAAAATCATACTCCAAACCGGTATCATGCCGGGTGCCGAGCCCGTGAGAACAGTTGAGGTGCAGTGA